A single window of Hyla sarda isolate aHylSar1 chromosome 2, aHylSar1.hap1, whole genome shotgun sequence DNA harbors:
- the RELT gene encoding tumor necrosis factor receptor superfamily member 19L: protein MRSLRSVLLSCLFTIQIWEGICQNCTISEYVDKSGNCLPCRKCQRGQEPDGACGYGAGARVGCRICAPGTFSSRHDMMPCLMHSKCDKKKRIQLSAGTASADTVCGDCLPGYFPLVAKSGNTCIACWLAPPDTVGCEGQRTLRNRSPRTLEAAKNSDHKSSQNSTRKGVQDDSRTEYAVLAIVPVFCMMGLSGILLCNILKKKGYRCTSQKADEEASPEKDGNIMLEENGNEDTIGVLVRLITEKKENAVALEELLKEYQTKQTSTMGNKSPPNKLHLLPQMPNLCKHQHHLHTIQGPASRSCCTRCSQKKWPEVISPPRTLVVPASNGKGGRTSAKAALGEITILSVGRFRVACIPEQKQNPPEMKAVSERDIPSLPQSDVSEQKELLSNTLRAKNPSLEDISKLKDVI, encoded by the exons ATGCGCAGCCTCCGCAGTGTTCTGCTCTCCTGCTTGTTTACG atcCAAATCTGGGAAGGAATCTGTCAGAATTGCACTATATCTGAGTATGTTGACAAAAGTGGGAACTGTCTGCCATGCAGAAAATGCCAGCGAGGGCAGGAGCCCGATGGG GCGTGTGGCTATGGGGCGGGCGCTAGGGTAGGCTGCCGGATTTGTGCCCCTGGGACGTTCTCCAGCCGTCATGACATGATGCCCTGCTTGATGCACTCAAAATGCGACAAGAAGAAAAGGATCCAGCTGAGCGCAGGAACCGCTAGTGCTGACACAGTGTGCGGAGACTGCCTGCCTGG GTATTTTCCTCTGGTGGCAAAGAGTGGAAACACATGTATCGCGTGCTGGCTGGCACCCCCAGACACTGTAGGATGTGAAG GTCAAAGAACACTAAGAAACCGTTCCCCAAGAACATTAGAGGCTGCCAAAAACTCAGACCATAAGTCCTCCCAAAACAGTACACGAAAAGGGGTCCAAGATGACTCCAGGACAGAGTATGCTGTATTGGCTATAGTTCCAGTCTTCTGCATGATGGGTCTATCCGGTATATTATTGTGTAACATCCTAAAAAAGAAGGGATACCGCTGCACGTCACAGAAGGCTGATGAAGAGGCCTCTCCAGAGAAAGATG GTAACATCATGTTAGAAGAGAACGGGAACGAAGACACCATCGGGGTCCTTGTGCGTCTGATCACTGAAAAGAAAG aaaaTGCTGTTGCTTTGGAAGAACTCCTAAAGGAATATCAAACTAAACAGACTTCCACAATGGGAAACAAGTCCCCTCCAAA CAAGCTtcacctcctgccccagatgCCGAACCTGTGCAAACACCAACATCACCTGCACACTATCCAGGGCCCGGCATCGCGCTCCTGCTGCACTCGCTGCAGCCAGAAGAAGTGGCCTGAGGTCATCTCCCCTCCGCGGACTCTGGTGGTGCCCGCAAGCAATGGCAAAGGTGGCAGAACATCAGCGAAGGCGGCTTTAGGAGAGATCACCATCCTCTCGGTGGGCAG gtTCCGTGTTGCCTGTataccagagcagaagcaaaatcCCCCAGAAATGAAGGCCGTTTCTGAGAGGGATATTCCGAGTCTTCCTCAAAGCGATGTCTCTGAACAGAAGGAGCTGCTGTCCAACACACTGAGGGCCAAGAATCCGAGTCTAGAAGATATCAGCAAGTTGAAG GATGTCATCTGA